Proteins encoded in a region of the Corynebacterium breve genome:
- a CDS encoding pyridoxal phosphate-dependent aminotransferase, translating into MSKSEESTVEPTPVKRPRRPRRHFNESKKLHGVAYDIRGEVTAEAERMELDGHSILKLNTGNPAIFGFDAPDVIMRDMIAALPTSQGYSTSKGIIPARRAVVTRYELIEDFPSFDVDDVYLGNGVSELISMVTQALLDDGDEVLIPAPDYPLWTAATSLAGGTPVHYMCDEEDDWNPSLEDIRSKVNEKTKAIVVINPNNPTGAVYSREILEGIADIARENDLMILADEIYDRILYDGAEHISMAEVAPDVVTVTFNGLSKAYRVAGYRAGWIVITGPKRYAKGFLEGLELLAGTRLCPNVPGQHAIQVALGGKQSIYGLTGKEGRLLKQRNIAVEKLREIPGVSVVEPKGALYAFPKLDPSVYDIHDDSKLMLDILRSEKILLVQGTGFNYPTPDHFRLVTLPWASQLENAIERLGNFLVNYRQ; encoded by the coding sequence ATGTCCAAGTCAGAAGAATCCACGGTAGAACCAACCCCGGTCAAGCGTCCTCGTCGACCACGTCGCCATTTCAACGAGTCGAAGAAACTCCACGGCGTGGCCTACGACATTCGTGGCGAGGTCACCGCGGAAGCCGAGCGCATGGAGCTAGACGGACACAGCATCCTCAAGCTCAACACTGGCAACCCTGCGATTTTCGGATTCGACGCCCCAGACGTCATCATGCGCGACATGATCGCCGCACTTCCAACATCCCAGGGCTACTCCACCTCGAAGGGCATCATTCCCGCTCGTCGCGCTGTCGTGACTCGCTACGAGCTCATCGAGGACTTCCCCTCCTTCGATGTCGACGATGTCTACCTAGGCAACGGTGTCTCCGAGTTGATTTCGATGGTGACGCAGGCACTTCTCGACGACGGCGATGAGGTTCTCATCCCAGCGCCTGACTACCCGCTGTGGACGGCAGCAACCTCTCTGGCTGGTGGCACCCCCGTGCACTACATGTGCGATGAGGAAGATGACTGGAACCCGTCGCTTGAAGATATTCGCTCTAAGGTCAACGAAAAGACTAAAGCAATTGTCGTGATTAACCCGAATAATCCGACGGGTGCCGTGTACTCGCGCGAGATCCTCGAGGGCATTGCGGACATCGCGCGCGAAAACGATCTGATGATCCTCGCCGACGAGATCTACGACCGCATCCTTTACGACGGCGCAGAGCACATTTCGATGGCAGAGGTCGCCCCAGACGTTGTTACTGTGACCTTCAACGGTCTGTCTAAGGCGTACCGTGTCGCGGGCTATCGTGCTGGTTGGATCGTTATTACCGGCCCGAAGCGCTACGCCAAAGGATTCCTTGAAGGCCTTGAGCTCCTCGCCGGAACCCGTCTATGCCCCAACGTTCCGGGCCAGCACGCGATCCAGGTGGCCCTCGGCGGCAAGCAGTCGATCTATGGTCTTACCGGCAAGGAAGGTCGCCTGTTGAAGCAGCGCAACATTGCCGTGGAGAAGCTCCGCGAGATCCCAGGAGTATCCGTCGTAGAGCCCAAGGGTGCGTTGTACGCGTTCCCTAAGTTGGACCCAAGCGTTTACGACATTCACGACGATTCCAAGCTCATGTTGGACATTTTGCGCTCGGAGAAGATCCTTCTTGTCCAGGGCACCGGGTTTAACTACCCCACCCCGGACCACTTCCGTTTGGTCACTTTGCCGTGGGCATCACAGCTGGAAAACGCGATCGAACGCCTAGGAAACTTCCTGGTCAACTACCGCCAGTAG